A part of Aegilops tauschii subsp. strangulata cultivar AL8/78 chromosome 2, Aet v6.0, whole genome shotgun sequence genomic DNA contains:
- the LOC141041187 gene encoding uncharacterized protein: protein MDRLKWSLGFKHGVAVDCVGRSGGLAMWWRDEVQVTVKPWSQYFIDTQMMWQGKSYRVTGFYGEPKMDNRKKSWDAIRYLHAQDDLPWICLGDFNEALFHTNQKGGNPRNFTQMEDFRDCLAECGLADLGFSGYPYTWDNKRDDAENIQVRLDRATCTDEFLNLFPATEVEHVMTEKSDHQAIIVHALETAPCQNARGLRPFQYEEAWTRHDQYEGMVEAASLAASSGDQSLMGVWKKLGELSGSMQKWAREVFGSIRRKISKLKSQLAEAKARDGVPGHSLEVRDIETQLRELYEQEEIMYRQRSRVDWLKARDSNTKFFQNRATHRKRKNTVKALRREDGSRCTINDEMRELAASFYE, encoded by the coding sequence ATGGACAGACTGAAGTGGAGCTTGGGCTTCAAGCATGGTGTAGCGGTAGACTGTGTGGGACGGAGTGGTGGTTTAGCTATGTGGTGGAGGGATGAAGTTCAGGTGACCGTCAAGCCGTGGAGCCAATACTTCATTGATACCCAGATGATGTGGCAAGGCAAATCCTATAGAGTCACTGGGTTCTATGGGGAACCTAAAATGGACAATCGGAAGAAGTCATGGGATGCAATTCGATATCTTCATGCCCAGGATGATCTGCCGTGGATCTGCTTGGGTGATTTTAATGAGGCCCTCTTCCATACCAACCAGAAAGGAGGGAACCCTCGCAACTTCACTCAAATGGAGGATTTCAGAGATTGTCTCGCAGAATGTGGACTGGCAGATTTGGGCTTCTCGGGTTATCCTTATACATGGGACAATAAGCGTGATGACGCCGAGAACATCCAGGTGAGACTTGATAGAGCCACTTGCACTGACGagtttctgaatctttttcctGCAACTGAAGTGGAGCATGTGATGACGGAGAAGTCCGATCACCAAGCCATTATTGTGCATGCGCTGGAGACTGCTCCATGCCAGAATGCGCGGGGTCTGAGACCATTCCAATATGAAGAAGCCTGGACTAGACACGATCAGTACGAAGGCATGGTGGAGGCAGCTTCGTTGGCCGCAAGCTCAGGGGATCAGAGTCTTATGGGGGTGTGGAAGAAACTTGGTGAACTCTCGGGCAGTATGCAAAAATGGGCTAGAGAGGTCTTTGGATCCATTCGCAGAAAGATTTCCAAACTGAAATCTCAGCTGGCAGAGGCGAAAGCGAGGGATGGCGTGCCTGGACACTCACTGGAGGTCCGGGATATTGAAACGCAACTCAGGGAGTTATATGAGCAAGAGGAGATCATGTATCGACAACGCTCGCGTGTGGATTGGCTCAAAGCAAGGGATTCGAATACAAAGTTTTTCCAAAACCGGGCAACTCATAGGAAGAGGAAGAATACTGTTAAAGCCCTAAGACGGGAGGATGGATCTAGATGCACTATCAATGATGAAATGAGGGAACTTGCTGCTTCCTTTTATGAGTGA
- the LOC109769383 gene encoding cyclin-B2-1, with the protein MERAGENRRPVLAKPVPSVREMGNRRPLKELNNLAGAHPYPCAVAKKPMLEKSRRDEQKPALVTHRPMTRKLALLLENREQLDHLATAADAAKPGVDPQDEPIPNDTADTDEEIESVDDDTDMDEDEQEDIVDDVSLMDIDSADSGNPLAATEYVDEIYRFYRENEKMSCVRPDYMSSQEDINEKMRAILIDWLIEVHYKFELMDETLFLTVNIIDRYLEKQVVPRKKLQLVGVTAMLLACKYEEVSVPVVEDLVLISDRAYTKGQILEMEKSVLNTLEYNMSVPTPYVFMRRFLKAADSDKQLQLVSFFMLELCLVEYQMLKYCPSLLAAAAVYTAQCAINRCWQWTKICETHSRYTRDQLIECSKMMVQFHQKAAGGKLTGVHRKYSAFKFGCVAKVEPAHFLLGG; encoded by the exons atggAGAGGGCCGGGGAGAACAGGAGGCCGGTGTTGGCGAAGCCCGTGCCAAGCGTCCGAG AGATGGGGAATCGGAGGCCGCTCAAGGAACTCAACAACCTCGCGGGGGCTCACCCGTACCCCTGCGCCGTCGCCAAGAAGCCGATGCTAGA GAAGAGTCGGAGGGATGAGCAGAAGCCAGCATTGGTGACGCATCGTCCTATGACGAG GAAACTCGCCCTCTTATTGGAGAACAGAGAACAACTTGACCATCTGGCTACCGCAGCTGATGCAGCAAAACCCGGAGTTGATCCCCAGGATGAGCCCATCCCCAACGACACCGCTGACACTGATGAAGAGATCGAGTCGGTCGACGACGATACTGACATG GATGAGGACGAACAGGAGGATATTGTGGATGATGTATCCCTCATGGACATCGACAGCGCCGACTCCGGGAATCCGCTGGCCGCAACTGAGTACGTCGACGAGATTTACAGGTTCTACAGAGAAAATGAG AAAATGAGCTGTGTGCGTCCTGATTACATGTCCAGTCAAGAAGACATAAATGAAAAGATGAGAGCTATTCTGATAGATTGGCTCATTGAG GTTCATTACAAGTTTGAGTTGATGGATGAGACACTCTTTCTTACCGTGAACATAATAGACAGATACTTGGAAAAACAAGTGGTGCCAAGGAAGAAGTTGCAGTTAGTTGGAGTGACAGCTATGCTTCTTGCTTGTAAATATGAGGAAGTCTCAGTTCCGGTTGTTGAAGATTTAGTGCTCATTTCTGACCGAGCTTACACTAAAGGACAGATTCTTGAAATG GAAAAGTCGGTCCTAAACACTCTGGAATACAACATGTCTGTACCAACGCCATATGTTTTTATGAGAAGGTTCCTGAAGGCAGCTGATTCTGACAAGCAG CTACAGCTAGTTTCTTTCTTCATGCTTGAGCTCTGCCTGGTTGAATACCAAATGCTCAAGTACTGCCCTTCGCTGCTTGCTGCCGCTGCAGTTTACACTGCACAGTGTGCTATCAATCGCTGCTGGCAGTGGACAAAGATCTGTGAGACACATAGCAGATACACTAGAGATCAGCTCAT TGAGTGCTCCAAAATGATGGTACAATTCCACCAGAAGGCCGCAGGGGGGAAGCTTACAGGCGTCCACAGGAAATACAGTGCATTCAAGTTTGGTTGTGTGGCGAAAGTGGAGCCTGCGCACTTCTTGCTGGGGGGATGA